A region of Reichenbachiella carrageenanivorans DNA encodes the following proteins:
- a CDS encoding glutamate racemase, with translation MRIFKPHFLLFLVGLVFACQSPNSPVDTDIRRTIIGDEKSFYHIDFENYPANRKSLPIGVFDSGTGGLTVLKAIVNFDEYGGESHALGADGVQDFAGESFIYLGDQANMPYGNYSNAGKVDLLKEHIIKDAQFLLGNKYYTGPEDSVYQSDKDPVKAIVVACNTATAYGKSDLDDFLQMAHSDVKVIGVIDAGVRGALELFGQDENGIVGVLATAGTVASKGYKSALDKYIKELGYTGHIEVFDQGGVGIAEAVDEDANYFVRGLKTPRESYKGPDLSGDLKIDKTLLDIYNFDYDAGKMLCDAASADDCSIMQINDAENYVRYHLVTLLEKIRKSESSNQLKTIILGCTHYPYLTEEISKVLTELYNYQNQEGQLIYRSYMVEHITLVDPAVNTARELFAHLQESALFSETNRIENSEFYISVPNQTNQHIQTDKQGNFTYDYKYGRQAGQNQEFVKVVPFSKKNISSDILERFKQQIPNVYELMVKFNETNPKAEYLSPFDKIQ, from the coding sequence ATGAGAATATTTAAACCACACTTTTTATTGTTTTTAGTAGGGCTGGTTTTTGCTTGTCAGAGTCCTAATTCACCAGTTGATACAGATATACGACGTACGATTATAGGTGATGAAAAAAGCTTCTATCATATCGATTTTGAGAATTATCCTGCGAATAGGAAAAGCCTTCCTATAGGAGTATTTGATTCTGGCACAGGAGGGTTGACTGTACTCAAGGCCATAGTGAATTTTGATGAATATGGAGGGGAAAGCCATGCGTTGGGAGCAGACGGAGTGCAAGATTTTGCAGGAGAGTCTTTTATCTACTTAGGGGATCAAGCCAATATGCCTTATGGGAATTACTCGAATGCAGGAAAAGTGGATTTGCTAAAAGAACATATCATCAAAGATGCTCAGTTTTTATTAGGCAATAAATATTACACCGGACCAGAGGATTCTGTTTATCAATCGGACAAAGATCCTGTGAAGGCCATTGTGGTAGCTTGTAATACAGCCACAGCTTATGGAAAGAGTGATTTAGATGATTTTTTGCAAATGGCTCATTCGGATGTAAAGGTTATTGGCGTTATTGATGCAGGAGTGCGTGGTGCCTTGGAGCTGTTCGGACAAGACGAAAATGGTATTGTTGGCGTACTAGCCACAGCAGGGACAGTAGCCTCAAAAGGCTATAAAAGTGCTCTGGATAAGTATATCAAAGAGCTAGGCTATACGGGGCATATAGAGGTGTTTGATCAAGGGGGAGTTGGTATCGCAGAAGCCGTAGATGAGGATGCTAATTACTTTGTGAGAGGACTGAAAACCCCAAGAGAATCATATAAAGGCCCAGATTTGTCTGGTGATTTAAAAATAGATAAGACACTATTAGATATTTATAACTTTGACTATGATGCTGGCAAGATGCTTTGTGATGCTGCCAGTGCTGATGACTGCTCCATTATGCAGATCAACGATGCTGAAAACTACGTTCGATATCATTTGGTAACTCTATTAGAGAAAATCAGAAAATCAGAATCATCAAACCAGTTGAAAACCATCATCCTAGGCTGTACGCATTATCCTTATCTTACCGAAGAAATCAGTAAGGTGCTCACAGAACTGTATAATTATCAAAATCAGGAGGGGCAATTGATTTATCGGTCATATATGGTGGAGCATATTACATTGGTAGATCCTGCTGTGAATACAGCCAGAGAGTTGTTTGCTCATTTGCAGGAGTCGGCATTGTTTAGTGAAACTAATCGTATAGAAAACAGTGAGTTTTATATTAGTGTGCCTAATCAGACCAATCAGCATATCCAGACAGATAAGCAGGGCAATTTTACATATGATTATAAATATGGACGTCAGGCGGGACAAAATCAGGAATTTGTGAAGGTGGTGCCTTTTTCTAAGAAAAATATCTCATCAGATATCTTGGAGCGGTTTAAACAGCAAATACCTAATGTATATGAGCTGATGGTCAAGTTTAACGAAACCAACCCAAAGGCGGAGTATTTGTCTCCTTTTGATAAAATACAATGA
- a CDS encoding VOC family protein, translated as MSDIRPFHLAIPVVDLDKCREFYRETMSCTEGRSDSKWVDFDFYGHQLVIHQVPALPANADQQRNPVDGKQVPVPHFGVVLSWEEWNKLADRLKSLQITFLIEPCIRFEGLPGEQATMFFLDPEGNALEFKAFKDINRLFHK; from the coding sequence ATGAGCGATATTAGACCTTTTCACTTAGCCATTCCTGTAGTTGATCTTGATAAGTGTCGAGAATTTTATAGGGAAACAATGTCTTGTACCGAAGGCCGTAGCGATAGCAAATGGGTGGATTTTGATTTTTATGGTCATCAGTTGGTCATTCATCAAGTACCTGCTCTTCCTGCAAATGCCGATCAGCAACGCAATCCAGTAGATGGTAAGCAGGTGCCTGTACCGCATTTTGGTGTGGTGCTGTCGTGGGAAGAATGGAACAAGCTGGCCGATCGTCTTAAATCACTGCAAATTACTTTTTTGATAGAACCGTGCATTAGGTTCGAAGGCCTCCCAGGCGAGCAGGCTACTATGTTTTTTTTAGACCCAGAAGGCAATGCGCTAGAGTTTAAAGCCTTCAAAGATATCAATAGGTTGTTTCATAAATAA
- a CDS encoding dicarboxylate/amino acid:cation symporter has translation MRKLPLHIKIILGLALGLLFGVLSIICQWPPEFTIYYIKPFGTLFVNALKMIAVPLVLASLIVGVSNLGDISKLSRMGAKTIGLYLATTVLATSLGMLAVNVMKPGEKLSVETRDDLMSLYAKEVEKKADSASELKSEGPLQPIVKLIPTNIISAASDNKMMLQIVLFAIAAGIALLEVPKKKGTPVIAFFDGLNDIIIKLVHYIMQVAPYCVFALIASLIVELAGTDAAKAFDLLYALMWYVTTVLLGLGAMILLVYPSVLMVFTKIKYADFFRGIRPAQLLAFSTSSSSATLPVTMDCLEQNLKVPEEVASFVLPLGATINMDGTSLYQSVAAVFIAQALGMELSIGSQLMIVLTATLASVGSAGVPGAGMVMLVIVLESIGVPAAGIALIVAPDRLLDMCRTTVNVTGDATVTMVVAHAEQPKSI, from the coding sequence ATGAGAAAATTACCCTTACATATAAAAATCATTTTAGGGCTGGCTTTAGGCTTGTTGTTTGGTGTGCTGAGCATTATCTGTCAGTGGCCTCCAGAGTTTACGATTTACTATATCAAGCCCTTTGGTACACTGTTTGTCAATGCCCTGAAAATGATCGCAGTACCGTTGGTATTGGCTTCGCTCATCGTGGGTGTTTCTAATTTGGGTGATATCTCAAAGCTATCGCGAATGGGAGCTAAAACGATCGGTTTATATCTGGCGACTACAGTACTGGCTACCAGCCTTGGTATGCTGGCGGTGAATGTGATGAAACCTGGTGAAAAGCTCTCAGTAGAGACTCGGGATGACCTGATGTCTCTCTATGCTAAAGAGGTAGAAAAGAAAGCGGATTCGGCATCTGAGTTGAAAAGTGAAGGGCCGCTACAGCCAATAGTCAAACTGATACCGACCAATATCATCTCAGCGGCTTCCGACAACAAGATGATGTTACAAATAGTACTTTTTGCTATAGCGGCAGGTATTGCCTTGCTCGAAGTACCAAAGAAAAAAGGGACACCTGTAATTGCTTTTTTTGATGGTCTCAATGACATCATTATTAAGCTGGTACACTACATCATGCAAGTGGCTCCGTACTGTGTGTTTGCTTTGATTGCTTCGCTGATTGTAGAGCTGGCAGGTACCGATGCTGCCAAAGCATTTGACCTGCTCTATGCTTTGATGTGGTATGTCACGACTGTATTGTTAGGCCTAGGAGCTATGATCTTATTGGTTTACCCTTCTGTACTTATGGTTTTCACCAAAATAAAGTATGCCGATTTTTTTCGTGGTATACGACCAGCTCAATTGCTTGCATTTAGCACCAGTTCTAGCTCGGCGACACTTCCTGTTACGATGGATTGTTTAGAGCAAAACCTCAAGGTACCAGAGGAGGTAGCCAGTTTTGTGCTTCCGCTAGGTGCTACCATCAACATGGATGGTACCAGTCTCTATCAAAGTGTAGCTGCTGTATTCATTGCTCAGGCTTTAGGTATGGAGTTATCTATTGGTAGTCAGCTCATGATTGTACTTACAGCTACGCTGGCGTCTGTGGGGTCGGCTGGAGTGCCAGGAGCAGGGATGGTTATGCTGGTCATCGTATTGGAATCTATCGGAGTACCTGCGGCGGGGATTGCACTGATTGTGGCACCAGATCGCCTGCTAGATATGTGCCGAACTACCGTGAATGTGACAGGTGATGCTACTGTTACGATGGTGGTGGCGCACGCAGAACAGCCTAAAAGTATTTAA